The segment TGGTAAGATCTCCTCCTTCACCAGCAACTGTCCCAAAGTTTACCATAGTATAAAATCCTTCTTTGGCTTCTGTAGAAGGTTCAAAACCCGTAATCTCATCACCTTCGGCATAACCTTCTTCATTTTTGGTTATACGAATATACTTTTCACCACTCTTTGCAGCCAATTCATTATTCATATTTCTATAAATAGGAGATTTTGAGCCATCCTTTAGGTTAAAAATAATCATTGTCTCATCTAAACTGCGTTCTAAGATGTAGTTCTGAGATTTTATGCGCATCGCAATTTTTTGAACATCATCACCAAATAAATGGTTGGCAACAACTTTTGTGTTTTCATCCTTTATTGATGTATAATTATTGTCGGTCAAATCAAGCCATAACTCTCCATGTTTTTCTGTTTTTGGCTTAACTATCGACGATGCATCATTATACTTTCCAGTATATTCTAGAGGAGTGATTACATCAACAGTTAATTCTTTCACGAAAGTATCATTGAAGTCAACATTCCCAAAGACCTCAACACGAGCTGCTACTGGAGCTAAGTCTATCTTTGCTTCATAGCTATTAGTTCCCTTCTCTGTTAACGTAGAGCTCCCGTAGTAATAAATATTCTCTAATGTCTTTTGATTTTCATTTGGCTGTATATTTTCAATACTACGTCCATCAATATGAGCTGCCGACACGTCTCCATCTCCCACATTAGCAGTTACAATCACATTTTCTTTTCCTCCCAGCAAAATCTTTGTAAACTCAGCTTTTCCTGTAAAATCTTTTGAGGTGCCATCTTCCTTTAGCTCTACATTTTGATTAATAACCTCATCATTCCCACTAAAGACATAGACTGTCGTATTTTTAAAGATAGGCTTTGTATTTGCACCATCTTCAATGACTCCTCTAGTTTTGCTTCCATCAAGCTTGAAGTTCACAACTAAATCACTATAGTTTTTAATTGAATCTGAACCCGATCCAATCTCATCATTATTGCTGCATGCTATTAAAGAAGATACAGCAATTCCACAAATCACAAATGTTTTCAGTTTCATAATTACCATTATTTAATTCATTAAACTTAAAGTAGCCTTTTTCAGGTGCTACAAACTTAAGACAGAAAAGCTAAACTAGTGTTAATAAAAAGGCAGGTAGATTTGATATTTTTCCCGAAAACAAATACCTAAAACAGATTAGTTTTATTTTTAAGCTCTATGGTACAGAGAACAAAATCAATGTTATTGAACTAATCTAAACAGAATGAGAGCAATAGATTTTTCTAAGTATACCCAAAAAGAGCTGTTATCAGAAATCAATAAAAAAAGAGTCATTATGGATCACCAACTCCTATTCTTTATAGAAGAAGGGTGTTATGAAGTAACCATAAATAATGAGGGATTTCATCTTGATAAAGGAAGCTTGACTGTAATATTGCCTACAGCTGAACTCTGTACAACCTATATATCAGACGACCTCTTGATATATATTCTTTCCTCACGAAGCATTGAAAACAGTGATAGTATCAATAAAAGCCGTTCGTTTGAATATTTTTATGAGCATCCCGTTTTTATTATTGAACGTACTTGCTATGAAGATATTCTGAAATATATGAAACTATTTACAAGTTTGGCAGATAAAAGCAGACCTCCGGCTTGCTGTACAAAGGCGATTACACTACTTAGCTATTCGCTAGAGTTTTATATTCGCAATTACTGCTTATCGAAGCTCAAAAGGAATGGTATGGATACCACAAATCCTTATTTTTATTTGTATCACGACTTTATTGATGACTTAAAAGAGAATATTCAAGAACAACGTCACGTCTCTTTTTACGCAGAAAAACAGGCCATACATCCTAAATATTTTTCGCATTTGATAAAAGAGTTTTCGGGACATTCTCCAAAGTATTGGATAACTATTGAGCTACTATACCTCTGTAAAAACCTATTACTAGGCAGTGATTTGAGTATTAAGGAGATTAGTGATAAACTCAATTTTTCGCATATTGCTGTATTCTCCACTTTTTTCAAGAACAATACAGGTGTTTGTCCTCAAACGTATAGGGAAACCAGTCAAAAATACAGACTCTTAGATCAATTAGATGACAGTTCTATTCATCTTGAGCAACCCTAAATGGCATAAAAACAGAGTTGTTATTCTGAACGATGGTCAGCACTCATATACAAAAAGAGCCCTATCTAACCCATTATTGAGGTTTGAGATAGGACTCTTTTTTGCTTCTAGTAATCTTTATTTTGTTACTCTGATATGATTTCTAAATCATCAAGCAAAAGTGTACTGCCATTCGCTCCCGAGAAAAGGTGGCTTTTGTAACTTGATGTGATGTAGAAAGCGATGCGGTACTCTTTGCTGTAACTAAATTCTTTATCAGCATTAAACTCTATAGGGATAGAAAACTCTTGATACGAGGTTTGGTGTGCCGAACTCTTAAACTCCCCTATTGCTACTACTTTATCTGAAATCTGATTGATATCTGTTTTAGCAATATCTGCCAAACTCAGCACTTCTTCTTCATTGAAGCGATTGTCAACTTGAAATACCACGACACGTATTAATAGGGCATCTTCTGTATCGTTTCTTTCTATGACGTTAGTAGGATTAGAAATATCTAAACACAGAGAATAAGGGGTGCCACTTTTATATTTGTAATACCCTTTTAGAGCTATTGGTTTGTAGTTTACAGGAAAGCCCATCTTAATATTCCCCAGATAGGGGAAGTTATTAAAATCGAATTCATGAGTGCCCGAGTACAACATACCACCCACTATAGCTGGAACTCCATAGATGTTGCTTTCACGCATACGCATTGTTTGTAATGAAGCAGCGTGTGATCCCGAATGGGCATCAGATACTGCAGTTACACCAAAATGATCTGCTGGCTTAATAGGCACTGATTCATCTTCGGAGGTAGTGGGATTATTCATTAAATTGGCAAAGGCAGCATCACTGCTACTCCACATTAAACGATTTTGCCCCAGGGGTAATGTGTATTGGCAAGTTGGATCTAAATGGGTATTCTTATTCTCCCAATCTTCAAAGTTTATCACACTTAAACGATCGAAGAATGTTACTTTATACACATTGGTCACGATACCATCTTGCGAGGTTACAGTAAAAATAACGGGATTGGTAAAATCGAGAGGTGTACCACTTGCTGGACTAACTTTAGCTCCTTCAGATACTTCAAAGATAGGTTTTAAATGCTTTAAGTCTTCGGTCGTAGCTTCTTTGGATAGAGCAAGCTTTATCTCTCTGGTATCGGTATAAAGGCGAGAACCTTCTCCTATAATTAAGTTACTTTCTATACCAAACTCTGTAATGTTTGCTTCAGAACTCAAATCACCCTCTAGCTTAGTACCTTTGAATACAAACTTCTTTTTACCAAGATCGCTGGGGATAAGGAAATGAATGGTTCCTTCGGCATCCAACTGCTCTTTGTCTATTGTACCATTTAGTGTAATTTCAAATTCAAGCTCCTTTGCCTCTTCAGTTCCTACAGTTACTGTTTGCTGGCTGCTTAAAGTTACGATACCACCAAACTCTTCAATAGATGCCTTTATATCTTCTAAAGTCACAGATAATCGACCTTCTTTCCAATGCAGATTGTTTATTTGAATATCAACATGTTCGTCTTTACTCTTCTTTACATAGACTTTCTGAGGAAGAGGTGTTGGGTCGGCACTACCTATTCTATAAGTAAGATTCCCCATATATACGCCATTATTCTCGTTGCCAATTGTAGGATAATCATCGAGATCATCCTCTTCTGAACAGGATACTAAACTACCTACCAGCATGCAGCAGATAAATAGGTAAAGCCAATTCTTCTTCATGTATTATCAGTTTTAATATTTCGTATTCACTAAGAAGAGTCTATAATAATGATAAAATCTCTTTCTTCATTTTTAGGGAAGATAGGTATCTTACTTGAAGCCTCTTCTACAAACAAAGGTACAAACATCTCCTAAACTTTTTACAAAATATATAAAAAGAACTACATCTCTTTCTCTGTAAAAGATTCAGTTTGCATAAACAGCAGTATTTTATACTTCTTTGTCATTAAAAGGATGCTTTTAATGTTAAAATAAAGCCAATTTCAGCATTCTATACTCAAAAAGGTAAACCAAATAGCACAGAACTTTGTATTATATATAAACCCACTAACTAGTAAATAAATATGAGAAAGTCAATTATTCTAATTTTTACATTAGTGTTGATGTTTCCTTTAACTAGCTTAGCGCAGCGTGGAGATGTACTCCGCAGTTTGTCTGATTCTTTTGATAAAAGTAAGGAAGCACTCAACTATACTGTTTCTGCCATAGAAAACATGACAGAAGCTTATAAAAATATATCAACTAATAATGCGGCACGTTTTGTCACATTGGTATATTCCAATTTATCTTATAGTAGTAAATCGGTTCAACAAGCCTTACAAAGTGCCAACGAAGCAGAAACATCTGCCGAACAGATGAATTGCCTTACAGTGAAAGAGTCTGTTCGTTCCGCTAAAGCTTTACTTGAAAGTGCAGAGCAAGGACTCGACAATGCCCTTCTTTTGCCAAACAAGCCAAAGAGGAGAATGAAAAAGCTCAAGTGGATGCCAATTTGAAGCAGACCATCTCTCCTATTGAAATGATAGTTAAGGATATTAACGAAGCTCTAGATTTATTTAATGGTGCAGCCTACGAATTAAATCAGTGCACCGACTGACATAAACCGCTTTGTGGATTAATAAAAGCAATAAAATAGATTCTTGTAAATTCAAAATTAAAAGGAAGGCTCTCTAGTCTTCCTTTTATTCTATCACTTCGATAAGTAAATCTATCTTATAAATATCTTGAGAAAGAAAGGAAACCTCTTTACTCATCGTAGATAATCTCGTACTTTCCTGTTACCACAATCACATATTTATAGGTACTCAATATGTATGTATCGCACTCATCCGAATCGGATACACGAGCTTTATCAAAAGCAGATTTCAAATCTTTCTCATAAGCAAACTCATCGTAAGGAGTAATCTGTAAATTTTGCACATTGGAAAAACGAAAAACCAATGTAACTTCTTTCTTCACATTATCCTGCCTAGGTCGGCAAGCCGAAAGTTGCAATGTCGTAGTAATCTCCAAATATAAAGGGTGCATACTCAGATCTACATCTTGTACTCTCAAGGCATCTCGCCCATAGATGGTACCATATAAAGTTTGAATTGAAGATGTTTTCATAATTCTAATTTTAAGAAAAGCTAATACTTATAAAACGAGATATCTCTCCAAAAGGTTTAAAGCAAAGAAGCTTCTTCTTTTAGGTCTATTTTGGTATTAAACTAATGACTGATAGCCAACCCCGAAATTGAGATTTACATCCATAGACCGAAGAATAATTAGCCCATGAATAAGGCTTGTAAAAACCTATAAATCAATAGGATATTAAGATTGTAATATTCCTCTCAAAAGATTTTAAAATATTATTGACCGAATCAGTTTGTATATTCAAATCTTTATTTACATTTGCGCCCGAAAACTCTTAATTTAAGAAACATGAAGAAAGATACATATGATGATTTCGATGACTTAGATGATATTCAAGGCTTCGATAACAACAATGATTATTATCAAGATTTTGATGATAATGACAACTTTGATGATGAAGATTTCAAAGATGATGATTCATATGAAATGATAGATTCATACCTCCTAGATGAAAAGGACTGGGATGAAGACAAGGCATGGGATGACGATGAAGATGACAACTTCATTGATGAAGAATCCGAAGATAAATGGGAAGATTAAAAAAATAATCCTGTTTTATATTTCATTAAAAAAAAGTCGATTAAGGAGGTATCAGCGGATATCTCCTTTTTTGTTTTATGAATTGGAGAATAGTCAATCTTTAGAAAAAGAAGCATTTCCCATCCTATTTTCTAGTCTCAAATACTAGGCAATCATTGTCCTTTTTAAAGGAGTATTGATTTATTCTGACACCGACATGATAACGACATGTCGGTGTCATGATGATACGATGACCTAGTCAAAGCATCTTCATAGCCTTATAACTCAGCACCTTTCTATCTAGGAAAATATTGCCCTATTTAGTCTGCCGGAAGAGTTAAAATGGACTTCGGAAATAAGTAAATAACTTGATTTTGTGTATCTATAAAGAAGGACTGAAATTGGTGAAAGAACCCCATACCCAGATGATTGAATTTAGACTCAAGAACGATAAGAGGATATACTTTTAAATGATTGATCTGAGCCTCATCA is part of the Bacteroides coprosuis DSM 18011 genome and harbors:
- a CDS encoding hypothetical protein (KEGG: tan:TA17115 SfiI-subtelomeric fragment related protein family member~SPTR: SfiI-subtelomeric related protein family member, putative;~IMG reference gene:2504107380), which translates into the protein MKLKTFVICGIAVSSLIACSNNDEIGSGSDSIKNYSDLVVNFKLDGSKTRGVIEDGANTKPIFKNTTVYVFSGNDEVINQNVELKEDGTSKDFTGKAEFTKILLGGKENVIVTANVGDGDVSAAHIDGRSIENIQPNENQKTLENIYYYGSSTLTEKGTNSYEAKIDLAPVAARVEVFGNVDFNDTFVKELTVDVITPLEYTGKYNDASSIVKPKTEKHGELWLDLTDNNYTSIKDENTKVVANHLFGDDVQKIAMRIKSQNYILERSLDETMIIFNLKDGSKSPIYRNMNNELAAKSGEKYIRITKNEEGYAEGDEITGFEPSTEAKEGFYTMVNFGTVAGEGGDLTILSNGKYEPGYIYRIDLGKIDWSGDQNYNSGLDKFNPEDNGTGTEEPAYKSDLSVVVTVKEWTKEHVIPGIEK
- a CDS encoding transcriptional regulator, AraC family (COGs: COG2207 AraC-type DNA-binding domain-containing protein~InterPro IPR000005:IPR018060~KEGG: bth:BT_2120 transcriptional regulator~PFAM: HTH transcriptional regulator, AraC~SMART: Helix-turn-helix, AraC type, DNA binding domain~SPTR: Transcriptional regulator;~IMG reference gene:2504107381), with translation MRAIDFSKYTQKELLSEINKKRVIMDHQLLFFIEEGCYEVTINNEGFHLDKGSLTVILPTAELCTTYISDDLLIYILSSRSIENSDSINKSRSFEYFYEHPVFIIERTCYEDILKYMKLFTSLADKSRPPACCTKAITLLSYSLEFYIRNYCLSKLKRNGMDTTNPYFYLYHDFIDDLKENIQEQRHVSFYAEKQAIHPKYFSHLIKEFSGHSPKYWITIELLYLCKNLLLGSDLSIKEISDKLNFSHIAVFSTFFKNNTGVCPQTYRETSQKYRLLDQLDDSSIHLEQP
- a CDS encoding hypothetical protein (KEGG: bth:BT_3742 hypothetical protein~SPTR: Putative uncharacterized protein;~IMG reference gene:2504107382) — encoded protein: MKKNWLYLFICCMLVGSLVSCSEEDDLDDYPTIGNENNGVYMGNLTYRIGSADPTPLPQKVYVKKSKDEHVDIQINNLHWKEGRLSVTLEDIKASIEEFGGIVTLSSQQTVTVGTEEAKELEFEITLNGTIDKEQLDAEGTIHFLIPSDLGKKKFVFKGTKLEGDLSSEANITEFGIESNLIIGEGSRLYTDTREIKLALSKEATTEDLKHLKPIFEVSEGAKVSPASGTPLDFTNPVIFTVTSQDGIVTNVYKVTFFDRLSVINFEDWENKNTHLDPTCQYTLPLGQNRLMWSSSDAAFANLMNNPTTSEDESVPIKPADHFGVTAVSDAHSGSHAASLQTMRMRESNIYGVPAIVGGMLYSGTHEFDFNNFPYLGNIKMGFPVNYKPIALKGYYKYKSGTPYSLCLDISNPTNVIERNDTEDALLIRVVVFQVDNRFNEEEVLSLADIAKTDINQISDKVVAIGEFKSSAHQTSYQEFSIPIEFNADKEFSYSKEYRIAFYITSSYKSHLFSGANGSTLLLDDLEIISE
- a CDS encoding hypothetical protein (IMG reference gene:2504107383) is translated as MFVPLFVEEASSKIPIFPKNEERDFIIIIDSS
- a CDS encoding hypothetical protein (KEGG: cpy:Cphy_3591 methyl-accepting chemotaxis sensory transducer~SPTR: Methyl-accepting chemotaxis sensory transducer;~IMG reference gene:2504107384) gives rise to the protein MRKSIILIFTLVLMFPLTSLAQRGDVLRSLSDSFDKSKEALNYTVSAIENMTEAYKNISTNNAARFVTLVYSNLSYSSKSVQQALQSANEAETSAEQMNCLTVKESVRSAKALLESAEQGLDNALLLPNKPKRRMKKLKWMPI
- a CDS encoding hypothetical protein (KEGG: eca:ECA3394 hypothetical protein~SPTR: Putative uncharacterized protein;~IMG reference gene:2504107385), with the protein product MKTSSIQTLYGTIYGRDALRVQDVDLSMHPLYLEITTTLQLSACRPRQDNVKKEVTLVFRFSNVQNLQITPYDEFAYEKDLKSAFDKARVSDSDECDTYILSTYKYVIVVTGKYEIIYDE
- a CDS encoding hypothetical protein (KEGG: bhy:BHWA1_01678 hypothetical protein~SPTR: Putative uncharacterized protein;~IMG reference gene:2504107386) — its product is MKKDTYDDFDDLDDIQGFDNNNDYYQDFDDNDNFDDEDFKDDDSYEMIDSYLLDEKDWDEDKAWDDDEDDNFIDEESEDKWED